AAAAAAGCATTTTGGCACTCTACATCTCACGTTATGGCAGATGCTTTACAACAGCTTTATCCTGGTATAAAATTAACCATAGGACCTGCTATTGACAATGGTTTTTATTACGATATAGATTTTGGTGATCAGAAGATTTCTGAAAACGACTTTAAGAAGATTGAAGATAAAATGCTAGAGATAGCACGTGGCAAACACGAGTTTCAATTACGCTCTGTAACTAAAGCCGAAGCTCTAGAGTTTTACAAGAACGAAAACAACCCTTTTAAGGTTGAATTAATTGAGAACTTAACAGATGGTGACATTACTTTTTGTGACCATAGTAACTTTACAGATTTATGCCGTGGTGGCCACATACCTAACACTGGCATTATTAAAGCTGTTAAGCTATTAAATATTGCAGGTGCATATTGGCGTGGCGATGAGAAAAACCCTCAACTTACACGAGTTTATGGAGTTTCTTTTCCAAAGCAGAAAGAATTAAAGGAATACTTAGAGCTTTTAGAAGAAGCTAAAAGACGCGACCACAGAAAGTTAGGAAAAGAACTTAGCTTGTTTACTTTTTCACAAAAAGTTGGTCAAGGTTTGCCGCTATGGCTACCTAAAGGTGCAGCATTAAGAGAACGTCTTGAAAATTTCTTAAAAAAAGCACAGAAAAAGGCTGGATATGAAATGGTTGTAACACCACATATTGGGCAAAAAGAATTATATGTAACATCTGGGCACTATGCCAAATATGGCGAAGACAGTTTTCAGCCAATCTCAACACCAGCAGAAGGCGAAGAGTTTTTATTAAAACCTATGAACTGCCCGCACCACTGCGAAATATACAATAACAGTCCTTGGTCTTACAGAGATTTACCTAAGCGTTATGCAGAATTTGGGACAGTTTACCGTTACGAGCAAAGTGGTGAGCTTCACGGCTTGTCTCGTGTAAGAGGCTTTACCCAAGATGATGCCCATATCTTTTGTACGCCAGATCAATTAGATGAAGAGTTTAAAAAGGTAATAGACCTTACAATGTATGTTTTCTCTAGTTTAGGCTTTGAAAACTTCACAACACAAGTATCATTAAGAGATCCTGAAAATCCTGACAAGTATATTGGTAAAGAAGAAAATTGGGAAAAAGCAGAAAATGCAATTTTAAGTGCTGTTAAAGATAAAGGTCTAAATTACATAGTAGAAACTGGCGAAGCCGCATTTTATGGCCCTAAATTAGACTTTATGGTTAAAGATGCACTTGGCAGAAGCTGGCAACTTGGCACAATTCAGGTAGACTACAATCTGCCAGAACGTTTTGACCTGACATATAAAGGCAGTGACAATGAGTTGCATAGACCAGTTATGATTCACAGAGCTCCATTTGGAAGCATGGAGCGTTTTGTGGCAATATTACTAGAACATACTGCCGGAAACTTCCCATTATGGTTAATGCCAGAACAAGCTATTATCCTATCACTCAGCGAGAAATATGAGAATTACAGCAAAAAAGTTTTAAATTTGCTTGAAAATCACGAAATTCGCGCCCTTACGGATCATAGAAGTGAAACAATGGGTAAGAAGATTCGTGAAGCAGAAGTCAACAAAATACCATATATGTTGATAGTTGGAGAGCAAGAAGAAAATGATGGTACGGTTTCTGTACGTAAACACGGTGGAGAGGATTTAGGAACAATGACAGTTGAAGAGTTTTCAAAACTTGTAAACGAAGAGATTTCTAAAACCCTCAAAACATTTGAAGTTTAACAACAACTGATTTATTTCAGTTTTAAAATAAGTAAGCCATAGCAATACGTAGAAAAAGATCGAGAAGACCTCTAAGAGAAATAAAAGAGGACCCTCATAAGATTAACAACAAAATTAGAGCTAAAGAATTGCGCCTTGTAGGTGACAATGTAGAAATGGGTATATACCCAACAAGAGATGCTATAAAAATTGCTGAAGAGCAAGGATTAGATCTTGTAGAAATTTCCCCTAACGCTGAGCCACCAGTTGCAAAGGTTATGGATTATAAGAAATTTTTATACGAACAAAAGAAACGCGAAAAAGCCATTAAGGCAAAAGCGAGTAAAGTGGTTGTAAAAGAAATTCGTTTTGGTCCCAATACAGATGATCATGACTACGAGTTTAAGAAAAACCACGGTGAGAAGTTCTTAAAAGAAGGCGCTAAATTGAAAGCTTATGTTTTCTTTAAAGGCCGATCTATAGTATTTAAAGATCAAGGAGAAATTCTTTTATTGCGTTTAGCACAAGACCTAGAAGATGTAGGAAAGGTTGAGCAAATGCCAAAACTAGAAGGAAAGCGAATGACAATGTTCATTGCTCCTAAGAAGACAAAATAATATTACTGATTTTAGTAAAGCACTAAAACAGATACAATAAAGAGAGAGTAAAACTTAGGAATTATGCCTAAACAGAAAACAAAATCCAGTGCTAAGAAACGTTTTAAACTAACAGCGTCTGGTAAGATTAAAAGAAAGCACGCGTTTAAAAGTCACATCTTAACAAAGAAGACTAAAAAACAAAAGCTTGCATTAACGCACTCTACTTTGGTACACAAAGCAGATGAGCCTAATGTAAAGATTATGATGAACCTAAAGTAATATTTAGAGACATTATAACTAAGGTTAAATAAATTATAAACCATGGAGTTGGGCCAACAAAAGATCCTAAATTAAGTTAGGGCGCCTACTACAAAAACAATTAAAATTATGCCAAGATCAGTAAATTCAGTAGCTTCAAGAGCCAGAAGAAAAAAGGTGATGAAGCAAGCAAAAGGTTACTTTGGACGTCGTAAAAACGTTTGGACAGTAGCAAAAAATGCGGTAGACAAAGCGATGCAATATTCGTACAGAGACCGCAAGACTAAGAAAAGAAACTTCCGTTCATTATGGATTATGCGTATTAACGCAGGTGCACGTTTAAATGGTATGTCTTATTCTCAGTTTATGGGTGCAGTTAAGAAAAACAATATCGAACTTAATCGTAAGGTATTAGCAGACTTAGCAATGAACCATCCAGAGGCTTTCACAGCAGTTGTCAACAAAGTAAAATAAATTATAACAACATTCTCTCTTAGAAAAACCCTTCAGTTTTACTGAAGGGTTTTTTGTTGTTTTATACATAAGGTGTTGTTATTAAAATAAAAGCTTAACTTCATAACATTATAATATTACCTTATGAAGTTTATTTGTCTTGCCTGCCTCCTAGTATTTTCAGTTTCAATTTCCGCACAATATACAGAAATAGCAACCTTTGAATTTCAACAATTTAACGGCAATACAAAAGAGAACACCAATTACAACACTACCGTATTTAATGCTGGCTTATTATTGGGTTTTAATACAAATTCTAATAAAACTACAACTGTGTTTTTTAGACCCAGTTATCAGCAAAGAATCATTACAGGACCAAACCCACTAAGCCTATACAAACCAGAACTCATCACTGGAATTAGTCACAATTTTAATGACTCTTGGAAAATACAAGGATTTGCTCTAGCTAGACTTGCTTCTAACTTTAACTCTATAGATAATGAGCATTACCAATTTGGTGGAGGCGCATTGGCAACTTATAAGTCTTCTGAACGTTTGTCATACAGGTTTGGAGCATATGCAAGAAAACAACCAAAAGGCGTCTTAGCATTTCCATTTATAGGGTTAAATTATAGGTTTGGAACTAACCGTTGGCAACTAAATGTTTTATTACCACAATATGCTTATCTAAAATACACTGTAAAAGAATCTTCTTGGTATGCTGGATTACGTTTAAACTATGTCACAGAACAATATAGAACAGAGCTTAACAATACTTCATTACACTATATTGAGCTTACAGAGTTTACATCTGAAGTATTTATAGAGTATTATCTAACTAAAGGTTTGGTGGTTTACGGTCGCGCTGGCTTTTTAAATTATCAGAAATACGAACTGTATAATGAGCAGGACTTACTTTTAAACCCTAACACCAGAGAAGTTAAGGATGTACTTACTGGAAGAATAGGCTTAGCTTACCGTATTTTAAATTAAGTTTTCTGCTTTTTCTTTCGAGCAGCAGGAAATAATACATTGTTTAAAATTAAGCGGTAACCAGGTGAAGTTGGATGCAACTCTAACTCTGTCTTTGGGTCTCCTACTCTATGCTGATAATCTTCGGGGTCGTGACCTCCATAAAACGTAAAAAATCCCTTGCCCTTAATACCGTGAATATAGCGCGCTTCATTATTTGTTTTGTTTTCTCCCATTACCAAGACATTACTCTTAATTTCTTTAGAGTCATAAGCCGTAGTTTGTCCCATAAAGCCTTTTACCAAACTGGTGTGGTTTTGGGTAAGCATAGTTGGTATAGGATCCCACTTTGCAGAATAATTCATTAAAGTAAAATAATCTGTAGTACGCGGAATTTTTCTTTTAGGTGTAGTATCAATAGAAGAGAACTCATAAACCATTGGGCTTCGCTCAAGAGTAAAATCTGTAAAAGCAAATGTTTTAGAATAATCTATTTTATTTTGGTAACCAGCTTCGCTTGCATCACCATCAAACATAGGCTCGCAAATATCTACATCTTCAGCAGCTAAGGCAATATCAAAACTATCTGTAGCACTGCACATTGCAAACATAAAGCCGCCACCTACTACATAATCACGAATTTTTAAAGCAACAGCTCTTTTCTCCTCAGACACCTTACTATAACCAAGTTCTTGCGCCAAAGCTTCGGCTTTTTGTTTTTCTTCGATATACCAAGGCGCAGCTCTATATGCTCTATAAAATTTACCGTATTGTCCCGTAAAGTCTTCGTGGTGCAAGTGCAACCAATCATATAATATAAGCTGATCGCTTAAAACCTCTTTGTCATAAACTACCTCGTAAGGAATTTCAGCATATGTTAGCACCATTGTAACAGCATCATCCCAAGGCAAATTTCCTTTTGGAGAATACACGGCAATTTTTGGTGCTTTTTCTAAAACTACAGCTTCCATATTTTGAGAAGGAGAGCTAATCATTGTTAGTATTTCCTCTGTTTTTGAATCGCTTAATGTTTCAAAAGAAATACCTCTTATCTTACATTCATTACGTAACTCTTGAGAATCTGCCATAAGGAAAGAACCGCCACGATAGTTTAGTAACCATTTTACTTTTTGTTGCTTCTGAAGCATCCAATACGTAAGACCGTAGGCTTTTAAATGATCTTGCTGCGTATCTTCATCCATAGGAATGATGATATAGGAAGAAAATCCTTCAGCAGAGATTAAAAGTAGCAGTAGTAAGATAATCTTTTTCATAGTATGAAAAGATACTCAAATTTTATTCCAAATAAATGGTTAGGTTTTAAGAAAAAGGAGTTTAAAATGGAACATCATTCTCATCGTCATTCATATTACTTCCAAAGGCTTGCTCTGGTGATGTAGATGGCATATCTGTACTAAAAGGATTATCATCATCCTTGTTCAATGCAGATTGGAACTCAAATGGAGAATCAAATGTTTCAAGGTTTGCAAAACGACCCAAATGTCCTTCGAATTTAAGACGTATATTATCTAAACCACCGTTACGGTGTTTAGCAATAATAAATTCGGCTTGACCTTCGGTTGGCGTGCGTTCTTCATCATCCCATTCTTCAATCTTATAGTATTCTGGCCTGTATATAAAGGATACAATATCTGCATCCTGCTCGATTGCTCCAGATTCACGAAGGTCACTTAATAATGGACGCTTGCTACCACCACGCGTTTCTACAGCACGAGATAATTGAGATAATGCTATTACTGGCACACTTAATTCTTTAGCTAAAGCTTTTAGGTTTCTAGAAATAGTAGAAATTTCTTGTTCCCTGTTTCCTCCCTTTTGGCTACCACCAGCTGTCATTAACTGCAAATAATCTATCATTATAAGTTTAATACCGTGTTGCGATGCCAAACGCCTAGCCTTTGCTCTTAAATCGAAAATTGAGAGAGAAGGTGTATCATCAATAAACAATGGTGCTTTCTCTAAACCTTTTACCTTAACGTTAAGTTGCTCCCATTCGTGCTTTTCTAAATTACCAGTTCTTAGTTTTTCCGAAGACAATCCTGTTTCAGAAGAAATAAGACGTGTAATTAACTGTACAGAAGACATCTCCAAAGAAAAGAATGCTACTGGTATATTTTGATCTACAGCTACATTTCTTGCCATAGACAATGTGAGCGCTGTTTTACCCATACCAGGACGACCAGCCATAATTATTAAATCACTTGGTTGCCATCCAGAAGTTAACTTATCTACACGCTCAAAACCTGAAGACACACCACTAAGACCTTCTTTGTTCGAAATATCTTCAATCTTTTTCTTTGCTTGTATTACAAGCTCTCTTGCTGTTTCTGAAGATCTCTTAATATTTCCTTGTGTAACTTCATAGAGTTTAGATTCTGCCGTATCTAACAAATCAAAAACGTCTGTAGTTTCATCATAGGATTGCTCAATTATTTCGTTTGAAATTTTAATTAAGCTACGCTGAATATATTTCTGCAAGATAATACGCGCATGAAACTCGATATGTGCAGAAGAAGATACCTTTTGAGTAAGTTGAACTAGGTAAAAATCGCCACCAGCAGCCTCAAGTTTCTGATCTTTCTTAAGTTGCTGAGAAACGGTTAATAAGTCGACAGGCTCACTATTTTCAAACAATTTAAAAATTGCTTCAAAAATATATTGGTGAGACTGCTTATAGAATACATCTGGGTTAAGAATATCTATAATTTCGTCGACCCCTTTTTTATCTATCATCATCGCACCTAACACAACCTCCTCTAAATCAGTTGCCTGAGGTGGCAATTTTCCTTTTTCCAAGGATATAACCTGTCCTCTGTTGTAATTTTTAGATGTTTGCTGATTGACGTTCTCCATAAAGCGAATGTAAAAAATTTAGACTCATGATGCGTGTTAAATACCGTCTTGATATATTAACAATTACCATGTGTACAAGTTGTGGATAACTATATTCTCCTGTTAATAAGCACAAAAAAACCCAAAGCATCAACTTCAGGTTTTTGTGAGCAAGTGGTTTAATGGGGATTAGCCTTTAAAGACTCCCATTTCTGAATATTTATTCATTCTTTGTTCCACTAAATCTTTTGGTGATAAGTCTTTAAACTCTGCATAAGAGCTTGCTATTTTCTCTTTTACCGTTGAGAACGTTTTGTCTCTATCTCTATGTGCGCCACCTAATGGTTCTTTCACAATTTCATCGACTAACTTCATCTTTTTCATGTCTTTAGCTGTAAGCTTTAAAGCCTCTGCAGCTTCTTCTTTATGCTCCCAACTTCTCCATAATATAGAAGAGCAAGACTCTGGAGATATTACAGAATACCAAGTATTCTCTAACATTAATACTTTATCTCCTACACCTATACCTAAAGCACCACCACTAGCACCTTCACCTATTATTACTACAATAATTGGCACTTTAAGGCGTGTCATTTCCAAAATATTTCTTGCAATAGCTTCACCTTGACCACGTTCTTCTGCTTCTAAACCTGGATAAGCACCTGGCGTATCAACAAAACATACTACTGGCACACCAAATTTCTCGGCAGATTTCATAAGGCGAAGTGCTTTACGGTAGCCTTCTGGATTAGCCATACCAAAATTTCTATATTGTCTGGTTTTGGTGTTAAAGCCTTTTTGTTGACCTACAAACATGTAACTCTGGTCTCCTATTTTTCCAAGACCACCAATCATAGCTTTATCATCTTTTACATTTCTATCGCCATGAAGCTCTAAAAATGTATCACCACAAATAGCTTTAATATAGTCTAATGTATAGGGGCGTGAAGGGTGACGAGACATTTGAACACGTTGCCAAGCGGTAAGGTTCTTATATATGTCTTTTTTGGTTTCATTTAGTTTTTTCTCAATTTGCTTGCAGGTTGCCGTAACATCTACTTCGCTCTCTGATCCAATATTTTTTGCTTTTTCATATTGCTCTTCAAGTTCTTTGATAGGCAACTCAAACTCTAAATATTCCATAAAAGGTGTTGTTATTTTAGCTTACAAATATAGCAAACATTTTTTGGGAAGTGAATAATCTAGTTTTAAGATTACACTTAAAACTTATCTCATTTTTCTTCGCTTAGCAAATCTGCCAATACCGTCTTTATTTTTCAGAATTCCATTTAACACTACAGTAGATAAAATTATTAAAGCACCGTAATAAAATTCTGGATTCATTTCTTCTTTACTTCCAAAGATGAAAAATGCTAATATTATACCGTAAACAGGCTCTAAGTTTATAGTTAGCATAATTGTATATGGACTCAGGTACTTCATAACAGCAACAGATGCTATAAATGCATACGCTGTACAAACCGATGCCAACACCAATAACAATAACCAATCTTGATTGCTAAGTTGAAAAAATTCTGAAGTAAATCCTGCTGATGCTTCTCCTATAAAAGTATCAAAACCTAAATAGATTGTAATAGCGATTACGCCAATTAGCAACTCATAAAATGAAATAACTGAAGCATCTCCTTTTTGCGCTAATTTGCCGTTTATCAAGGAAAAAACTGCAGATAAGAATGCAGATATTAATGCTAAAATAATACCTAAAACATAATCTGTTTCTACATTAAATATTATGTAAAGACCTGCAATAACCAAGACACCAAAAAAAACTTCGTACCAAATTACTTTTCGCTTATAGAAAATAGGTTCCATAATTGAAGTAAAGAATGCGCCAGTAGCAATAAGCGCTAGCGTGATAGAGACATTTGAAACTTTTATAGCTTCAAAAAAAGTTAGCCAATGCAAGGCAATTACAATTCCTGCAGATGCCAAAATTAATAGTTGTTTTGCTGTCATTTTTAAAGGTTTCTTTTTATAAAGAATCCACAAAAAAATAAAACCACTTGCTAACCACATTCTATAAAACACTAACGGTAAAGCGTCGATAGATATGAGTGCTCCCAAAACTGCGGTAAAACCCCATATAAAAACAATAACATGAAA
This region of Croceibacter atlanticus HTCC2559 genomic DNA includes:
- a CDS encoding acetyl-CoA carboxylase carboxyltransferase subunit alpha, which translates into the protein MEYLEFELPIKELEEQYEKAKNIGSESEVDVTATCKQIEKKLNETKKDIYKNLTAWQRVQMSRHPSRPYTLDYIKAICGDTFLELHGDRNVKDDKAMIGGLGKIGDQSYMFVGQQKGFNTKTRQYRNFGMANPEGYRKALRLMKSAEKFGVPVVCFVDTPGAYPGLEAEERGQGEAIARNILEMTRLKVPIIVVIIGEGASGGALGIGVGDKVLMLENTWYSVISPESCSSILWRSWEHKEEAAEALKLTAKDMKKMKLVDEIVKEPLGGAHRDRDKTFSTVKEKIASSYAEFKDLSPKDLVEQRMNKYSEMGVFKG
- a CDS encoding DMT family transporter — protein: MPNAKLQSYLHFHVIVFIWGFTAVLGALISIDALPLVFYRMWLASGFIFLWILYKKKPLKMTAKQLLILASAGIVIALHWLTFFEAIKVSNVSITLALIATGAFFTSIMEPIFYKRKVIWYEVFFGVLVIAGLYIIFNVETDYVLGIILALISAFLSAVFSLINGKLAQKGDASVISFYELLIGVIAITIYLGFDTFIGEASAGFTSEFFQLSNQDWLLLLVLASVCTAYAFIASVAVMKYLSPYTIMLTINLEPVYGIILAFFIFGSKEEMNPEFYYGALIILSTVVLNGILKNKDGIGRFAKRRKMR
- a CDS encoding DUF6268 family outer membrane beta-barrel protein, with protein sequence MKFICLACLLVFSVSISAQYTEIATFEFQQFNGNTKENTNYNTTVFNAGLLLGFNTNSNKTTTVFFRPSYQQRIITGPNPLSLYKPELITGISHNFNDSWKIQGFALARLASNFNSIDNEHYQFGGGALATYKSSERLSYRFGAYARKQPKGVLAFPFIGLNYRFGTNRWQLNVLLPQYAYLKYTVKESSWYAGLRLNYVTEQYRTELNNTSLHYIELTEFTSEVFIEYYLTKGLVVYGRAGFLNYQKYELYNEQDLLLNPNTREVKDVLTGRIGLAYRILN
- the thrS gene encoding threonine--tRNA ligase, with amino-acid sequence MINITLPDGSVKEFEAGATAMDVAKSISEGLARNVISASFNGTKVETTTPLHEDGSLILFTFRDEEGKKAFWHSTSHVMADALQQLYPGIKLTIGPAIDNGFYYDIDFGDQKISENDFKKIEDKMLEIARGKHEFQLRSVTKAEALEFYKNENNPFKVELIENLTDGDITFCDHSNFTDLCRGGHIPNTGIIKAVKLLNIAGAYWRGDEKNPQLTRVYGVSFPKQKELKEYLELLEEAKRRDHRKLGKELSLFTFSQKVGQGLPLWLPKGAALRERLENFLKKAQKKAGYEMVVTPHIGQKELYVTSGHYAKYGEDSFQPISTPAEGEEFLLKPMNCPHHCEIYNNSPWSYRDLPKRYAEFGTVYRYEQSGELHGLSRVRGFTQDDAHIFCTPDQLDEEFKKVIDLTMYVFSSLGFENFTTQVSLRDPENPDKYIGKEENWEKAENAILSAVKDKGLNYIVETGEAAFYGPKLDFMVKDALGRSWQLGTIQVDYNLPERFDLTYKGSDNELHRPVMIHRAPFGSMERFVAILLEHTAGNFPLWLMPEQAIILSLSEKYENYSKKVLNLLENHEIRALTDHRSETMGKKIREAEVNKIPYMLIVGEQEENDGTVSVRKHGGEDLGTMTVEEFSKLVNEEISKTLKTFEV
- the rpmI gene encoding 50S ribosomal protein L35: MPKQKTKSSAKKRFKLTASGKIKRKHAFKSHILTKKTKKQKLALTHSTLVHKADEPNVKIMMNLK
- the dnaB gene encoding replicative DNA helicase — encoded protein: MENVNQQTSKNYNRGQVISLEKGKLPPQATDLEEVVLGAMMIDKKGVDEIIDILNPDVFYKQSHQYIFEAIFKLFENSEPVDLLTVSQQLKKDQKLEAAGGDFYLVQLTQKVSSSAHIEFHARIILQKYIQRSLIKISNEIIEQSYDETTDVFDLLDTAESKLYEVTQGNIKRSSETARELVIQAKKKIEDISNKEGLSGVSSGFERVDKLTSGWQPSDLIIMAGRPGMGKTALTLSMARNVAVDQNIPVAFFSLEMSSVQLITRLISSETGLSSEKLRTGNLEKHEWEQLNVKVKGLEKAPLFIDDTPSLSIFDLRAKARRLASQHGIKLIMIDYLQLMTAGGSQKGGNREQEISTISRNLKALAKELSVPVIALSQLSRAVETRGGSKRPLLSDLRESGAIEQDADIVSFIYRPEYYKIEEWDDEERTPTEGQAEFIIAKHRNGGLDNIRLKFEGHLGRFANLETFDSPFEFQSALNKDDDNPFSTDMPSTSPEQAFGSNMNDDENDVPF
- the infC gene encoding translation initiation factor IF-3; translated protein: MKEDPHKINNKIRAKELRLVGDNVEMGIYPTRDAIKIAEEQGLDLVEISPNAEPPVAKVMDYKKFLYEQKKREKAIKAKASKVVVKEIRFGPNTDDHDYEFKKNHGEKFLKEGAKLKAYVFFKGRSIVFKDQGEILLLRLAQDLEDVGKVEQMPKLEGKRMTMFIAPKKTK
- the rplT gene encoding 50S ribosomal protein L20, with protein sequence MPRSVNSVASRARRKKVMKQAKGYFGRRKNVWTVAKNAVDKAMQYSYRDRKTKKRNFRSLWIMRINAGARLNGMSYSQFMGAVKKNNIELNRKVLADLAMNHPEAFTAVVNKVK
- a CDS encoding asparagine synthetase B, whose translation is MKKIILLLLLLISAEGFSSYIIIPMDEDTQQDHLKAYGLTYWMLQKQQKVKWLLNYRGGSFLMADSQELRNECKIRGISFETLSDSKTEEILTMISSPSQNMEAVVLEKAPKIAVYSPKGNLPWDDAVTMVLTYAEIPYEVVYDKEVLSDQLILYDWLHLHHEDFTGQYGKFYRAYRAAPWYIEEKQKAEALAQELGYSKVSEEKRAVALKIRDYVVGGGFMFAMCSATDSFDIALAAEDVDICEPMFDGDASEAGYQNKIDYSKTFAFTDFTLERSPMVYEFSSIDTTPKRKIPRTTDYFTLMNYSAKWDPIPTMLTQNHTSLVKGFMGQTTAYDSKEIKSNVLVMGENKTNNEARYIHGIKGKGFFTFYGGHDPEDYQHRVGDPKTELELHPTSPGYRLILNNVLFPAARKKKQKT